GGAGTTTGTAAGTACAAAGGCCCCCTTACGTTGAAGCCCCGCGAAAACCGCTCTGACACGCAAAGCGGAGTCAAATTGGGACCGCTGAGCTGCCAACTGACGATCCAAGAGATCCCAGTTTTTATTATCAAACAACGTCAAACGCTGCTGACGACTGAGCCCTTCACCGAACCAGAAGCTGCCAGCGAATTCATCTTTGGCATAATCAAGGCTTTGAATTTTATCAACGCGCGTATCTAAAATATTACGGTAGACGTTCGTATCATGGAACAAATCAAGCTCCATGAAGTTTTCAATCTTTCCGTTAACCACTTCCGCCACGGCAAAGTTGTACAAATAAGAGGGCTTCGCTTCCGTCCCTTGGTTTTTAGCAAGCAAGATAGAAACACGGCCGGCTTCAATCTGATCTTGGCGCGGTTGAATCACATCCACAATTTTATAGTCTTCGTACTCTTCCAGGGCTTTAAGTTCGTTCTTCTCATTCAGGAAGTAGAAACGAAGTTTTTGTTTTTCGATATCGTTTGGATTTTCCCAACGGTCTCTCAAGCTGCGCTTACGGTCCGGATCTTTACCTCCGCCAATCCAGGCTGGGCGCTTGGTCCCACCGATTTTCTGCCAGTAGATCTGAGAAGCATCCAGCGGCATCGCTGCCATCTCACCATTGTAGCCAAAGCTTTCAATAAGCTTCATCGATTTATCAAAAACGAAAAAACTCATTGGCGAACCCTTGGCATTTTCGTCGTCGCTCTTATCTTCCAGCACGCCCAAAACGTATTCGCTTTGGCCGTCACCATTCATATCCATGCGAGCCGTGACTTTATCTAAGAGATTTTCACTGTTGCCTTCGATACGAATCTTTGTGCCACCGACAGCGTTGTAAGAGCCCATGCCGGAATCCGCAATCACCCACAACTGCCATTGATTTTTATTTTCCATCAACGCCAAGTAATCGCGTTGTTCGGGATTTTTATCCAAGTTTTGATCTAAAGGAATGAAAGAAACGCGTCCTTTTGGCATGCCCACGATAGGGTACGTGCGGATGTCTTTTCCCGCCATGTTTTCGTTTACGTCCACCGTGATTTCAGTTTCAAAAACATAACGGCGCGGCTCTTGGTCCCCGACTTTTACGTCCACTGTTAAATCCAACTCACTTGGAATGCGAGATTGTGAAGAATCTGCATTGTCTACGATAGACATCGCAACAACGTACTTACGAACTTCACCTGACTTCCACATTGAAGGATACGGAGCCACTTCTTTGACCGATGTGATCCAAGGACGAACCGCTTCTGGATGAGGTTTGATGAATTGCGGGTTCATCTTCACCTTAGAAACGTCGACATCGGACCATTTATTTACAAAAGAAATTTCGAAATACAGATCTTTGCTTTTACGATCCCAAGGGATTTCCGTTTTTTCTTTATTCGCGATCGTAATGAAAGGCTGTGGTTGGACTTTCAAAGATCTTTCTAAATCTAAATTTCCTGCCACAGAATATTTCTTATAAATTTCCCTTTCTGGGCTGAGAACTTGTCCTTTCTCATGAGAGCCGCCTTCAAGCAAAGAAAGGTTGCTAAGAAGAGGTCTCGCTCCCAAAACAAGGCGCGGATAAATTTCGTTGGCCGGAATTCCGCGTGCTAACATTTCTGCCACCGCCGCAGCAACGAAAGGAGACGCTTGCGAAGTTCCAGAAAGATATTCATAACCCAGTGTTGAACGGAAACGCACAGGGCGTTTGCCTTCCGGGAACGTACTCAAAATATTTAAACCAGGAGCCACGATATCAACGCCACTTCCATAGTTTGAAAAGTGTGTCATCGCTCCGTCGGGACCGGAAGCACCAACGCAAATCACGTTGGGGTAAGCGCAGGGTCTCAACAACGCTCTTGTTGAGTCGTTCCCCGCTGCGGCGACGATAATCACGCCGCGTGCTTGCGCTTCTTCGATCACTTTTCTCATGAACTCAGAGTCTGAAGTCTGTGGCCAACCCATAGAGAAGTTGATCACTTTAGCGCCTGAGCGCATCGCATAGATAACACCACGAGCGACAACGTCACCGAGACTTCTTTTGATAGACTCTTTCCCCGCTTCTGTCGGGTCATCATAAATAGACAAAGGCTTGATCGGTTCACTAGGCTGAACACCGATCACTTGCACCGGCAGGATTTCCACGTTCTCACTTAAACCGCGGACACCGATATTATTGTCCGCTTCGGCAGCAATAATACCCGCTACGT
This region of Bdellovibrio sp. BCCA genomic DNA includes:
- a CDS encoding S8 family serine peptidase, translated to MRHLLLALSILTTVSAHAADPFSAYQWGLNNQGQPQMVDLDPLHTYKVPARAQQDVRLPVRQKAQKKILVAVLDTGIQKSHPDLKTVIHRNEPECRALAKFKACLEENDRKVCEAKWMDLKNPEVDQDKNGYPLDCQGWSLLGGVNAAGILGRPDFDDEQGHGTHVAGIIAAEADNNIGVRGLSENVEILPVQVIGVQPSEPIKPLSIYDDPTEAGKESIKRSLGDVVARGVIYAMRSGAKVINFSMGWPQTSDSEFMRKVIEEAQARGVIIVAAAGNDSTRALLRPCAYPNVICVGASGPDGAMTHFSNYGSGVDIVAPGLNILSTFPEGKRPVRFRSTLGYEYLSGTSQASPFVAAAVAEMLARGIPANEIYPRLVLGARPLLSNLSLLEGGSHEKGQVLSPEREIYKKYSVAGNLDLERSLKVQPQPFITIANKEKTEIPWDRKSKDLYFEISFVNKWSDVDVSKVKMNPQFIKPHPEAVRPWITSVKEVAPYPSMWKSGEVRKYVVAMSIVDNADSSQSRIPSELDLTVDVKVGDQEPRRYVFETEITVDVNENMAGKDIRTYPIVGMPKGRVSFIPLDQNLDKNPEQRDYLALMENKNQWQLWVIADSGMGSYNAVGGTKIRIEGNSENLLDKVTARMDMNGDGQSEYVLGVLEDKSDDENAKGSPMSFFVFDKSMKLIESFGYNGEMAAMPLDASQIYWQKIGGTKRPAWIGGGKDPDRKRSLRDRWENPNDIEKQKLRFYFLNEKNELKALEEYEDYKIVDVIQPRQDQIEAGRVSILLAKNQGTEAKPSYLYNFAVAEVVNGKIENFMELDLFHDTNVYRNILDTRVDKIQSLDYAKDEFAGSFWFGEGLSRQQRLTLFDNKNWDLLDRQLAAQRSQFDSALRVRAVFAGLQRKGAFVLTNSEIQYHDLITNQVWSRSLDRYTFFPDNLFVSLYIPLTIRDARDASTKLPAIFTTEGAGLSRGVKMLVPIFAKDGSAVELVSPARLRFKSSGCRSMETAVFEGSKGAHSFDYYCGDKLLRVNLTY